Proteins from one Clostridia bacterium genomic window:
- a CDS encoding tRNA-binding protein, giving the protein MKAEVKPNIEMELLEKIDIRVGTIIQVEDIEKSNKLVKLTVDFGDFKRTILVGMKGERANPKEIEGQQALFVVNLAPKKMAGQISEGMLFDIGYADGITPVLAQPEKPVPAGTRVG; this is encoded by the coding sequence ATGAAAGCTGAGGTAAAGCCTAACATTGAGATGGAATTGCTAGAGAAGATTGATATAAGAGTCGGAACAATTATACAAGTTGAGGACATAGAGAAATCTAATAAGCTGGTAAAGCTGACAGTGGATTTTGGAGATTTTAAAAGAACAATACTCGTAGGCATGAAGGGTGAAAGAGCTAACCCAAAGGAAATAGAAGGACAACAGGCACTTTTTGTTGTTAATCTTGCACCGAAAAAAATGGCTGGACAAATATCTGAGGGCATGTTATTTGATATTGGCTACGCAGACGGAATAACACCAGTCTTAGCTCAACCGGAAAAACCGGTGCCAGCTGGGACTAGGGTTGGATAA
- a CDS encoding flavodoxin family protein yields the protein MKTLIVYDSVFGNTEKIAKAMGDSLGNQENVEVLKVTDINLDQLTGVNLLIVGSPTRAFKPTKATVDFLIKIPLNGLNGINVAAFDTRISATDVNSKVLNGFVKIFGYAAKPIADKLVKKGGKLIIQPEGFYVKESEGPLRDGELERAAEWVKSALNA from the coding sequence ATGAAAACATTGATAGTATATGATTCAGTCTTTGGCAATACAGAGAAAATAGCTAAGGCAATGGGTGATTCCTTGGGTAATCAAGAAAATGTTGAGGTTTTAAAGGTGACCGATATTAATCTTGATCAATTAACAGGCGTAAATTTGCTGATAGTTGGCTCTCCTACAAGAGCATTTAAACCAACAAAGGCAACTGTTGACTTCCTGATTAAAATTCCTTTAAATGGTCTCAACGGTATTAATGTGGCTGCTTTTGACACAAGGATTAGCGCTACAGATGTAAATTCTAAAGTCCTTAACGGCTTCGTTAAAATATTCGGATATGCAGCTAAACCTATAGCTGATAAGCTCGTAAAAAAGGGTGGAAAGCTGATAATCCAGCCTGAAGGATTTTATGTTAAAGAATCCGAAGGTCCTTTGAGAGACGGAGAGCTTGAGCGAGCCGCTGAATGGGTAAAATCAGCTTTAAACGCATAA
- a CDS encoding GNAT family N-acetyltransferase — protein MKTGEKIRVVHDTNIVCEYLKGKTRYDYIYQFNNLSDDQWKNVVCYGLYDNDELKEIAMVNINYSIPVLLAASFNNVEYNIELIRRMKRFLPSRFYTHIDKATLEAVFAQNCIHEYEEYLNMGFCEYDTIDKKQNNEIVRLGYKDIKDIKELIDNSYPEAWLDDESVKTNENFGAYDNGKLVSFAGILAYSEQYQVAAVAHVTTLPEYRKSGYAEKVVAELLKSLITKIQFIGLNVKVNNLTAINCYKKLGFKEFGRFIACVIEN, from the coding sequence ATGAAAACTGGTGAGAAAATAAGAGTTGTTCATGATACCAATATAGTGTGCGAATATCTAAAGGGTAAAACGAGATATGATTATATCTATCAATTTAATAATCTATCAGATGATCAATGGAAAAATGTTGTGTGCTATGGTTTATATGATAATGATGAATTGAAGGAAATAGCCATGGTAAATATCAATTATTCCATTCCGGTATTACTTGCAGCTAGTTTTAATAATGTAGAGTATAATATTGAACTCATTAGAAGAATGAAGAGATTCCTTCCGTCTAGATTCTATACTCATATAGATAAAGCCACACTAGAAGCGGTGTTCGCTCAAAACTGCATTCATGAATATGAAGAATATTTAAATATGGGATTCTGCGAATATGATACAATAGATAAAAAGCAGAATAACGAGATTGTGAGGCTTGGTTATAAGGATATAAAAGACATTAAAGAGTTGATAGATAATAGTTATCCTGAGGCTTGGCTGGATGATGAGTCAGTGAAAACCAATGAGAATTTTGGAGCTTATGATAATGGAAAGCTAGTAAGCTTTGCAGGCATACTCGCTTATTCTGAACAATATCAAGTTGCTGCTGTAGCTCATGTAACTACTCTTCCCGAATATAGAAAGAGTGGTTATGCAGAAAAGGTTGTAGCAGAGCTGTTAAAAAGCCTGATAACGAAAATACAGTTTATAGGGCTTAATGTAAAGGTCAATAATCTAACGGCTATAAATTGTTATAAAAAATTAGGCTTCAAAGAATTCGGAAGATTCATTGCTTGTGTGATAGAAAATTAA
- a CDS encoding nitroreductase family protein has translation MIKQFETRRSIRKYSDKPVEDEKIIQLLEGARLAPSGSNTQPWHFIVVKSEVTKQKLAEISHDQKWMLSAPIFIVCVADIRCRVKEDVEISLNDNSPEKELKQIIRDTSIAVEHIVLEADNLGLGTCWVAWFIQNEIRPILNIPSDKYVVCILTLGYADETPKARPRKRLEEIIHYENW, from the coding sequence ATGATAAAACAGTTTGAAACGCGTAGAAGTATAAGAAAATATTCTGATAAGCCCGTAGAAGACGAAAAAATAATTCAATTACTGGAAGGGGCAAGGCTTGCTCCATCGGGCAGCAATACACAGCCTTGGCATTTCATAGTTGTAAAATCAGAAGTGACTAAACAAAAATTAGCAGAGATATCTCATGACCAGAAATGGATGCTTTCAGCACCGATTTTTATAGTGTGCGTGGCAGACATTCGCTGCAGGGTAAAAGAAGATGTGGAAATTTCATTGAATGACAACAGCCCAGAGAAGGAACTAAAGCAGATTATAAGAGACACATCAATTGCAGTAGAGCATATTGTACTAGAAGCTGATAATCTAGGCTTGGGTACCTGCTGGGTTGCGTGGTTCATACAGAATGAAATAAGACCGATTTTAAATATACCTTCCGACAAATATGTAGTTTGTATTCTAACCCTTGGATATGCCGATGAAACTCCTAAAGCTCGTCCCCGAAAGAGGCTTGAGGAGATAATACACTATGAAAACTGGTGA
- a CDS encoding GNAT family protein, whose protein sequence is MLVGKNVKIRAIEKTDLELSYAWMSNQENVGGFMDAHLVHKESFIEGMEVLIKDKSKLFTMIEDSNGKSIGIMNYREVPGSTTTLEIGILIAESSVRGKGFGRECLQLFIDYIFNTKNVMRIQFLTRVENAGMKVIGEKAGFTLEGVLKKYKLEQGDYRDYSIMAVTREEWSLKKTKEGVHI, encoded by the coding sequence ATGTTAGTAGGAAAAAATGTTAAGATAAGAGCAATAGAAAAAACTGATTTAGAACTGTCTTATGCTTGGATGAGTAACCAGGAAAACGTGGGCGGCTTTATGGATGCTCATTTGGTTCATAAGGAATCTTTTATTGAAGGTATGGAGGTCCTGATAAAAGACAAAAGCAAGCTTTTTACAATGATTGAAGATAGTAATGGCAAGTCAATCGGAATAATGAACTATAGAGAAGTTCCCGGAAGTACCACTACTTTAGAAATTGGGATTTTGATTGCAGAAAGCTCTGTAAGAGGAAAGGGCTTTGGAAGAGAGTGTCTGCAGCTGTTTATAGACTATATTTTTAATACTAAAAATGTTATGCGAATACAATTTTTAACAAGAGTTGAGAATGCAGGAATGAAGGTAATCGGGGAAAAAGCTGGATTTACGTTGGAAGGAGTATTGAAGAAATATAAATTGGAGCAAGGTGACTACAGAGATTATTCTATAATGGCTGTAACTCGTGAAGAATGGTCTTTGAAAAAAACTAAAGAGGGAGTTCATATATGA
- a CDS encoding methyltransferase domain-containing protein translates to MEYMGNKEYWDEKFMQRGDKALEPEASLVNSIKYFKEGSVIDIACGDGRNSLFLLSNNFKVTGIDFSNKALERLARFAAGLNYSIETQQIDLNIPGSLKHIGVFDNVLINHYRLNQEQLKDIQRHISEKGILFVSGFRHKHKADQKIRKEDLIEPTDFDLLNNSFDLIEYIENDDDRGFFVTYIFQKK, encoded by the coding sequence ATGGAATATATGGGAAATAAAGAATACTGGGATGAAAAATTCATGCAAAGAGGTGATAAAGCACTAGAGCCAGAAGCTTCATTGGTAAACAGCATTAAGTATTTTAAGGAAGGCTCAGTCATTGATATAGCATGCGGAGACGGCAGAAACAGTTTGTTTCTTCTTAGTAACAATTTTAAAGTAACAGGGATAGATTTTAGTAATAAGGCTCTTGAAAGGCTGGCGAGGTTTGCAGCAGGACTGAATTATTCTATAGAGACACAACAAATCGATTTAAATATTCCTGGCTCGCTAAAGCATATTGGTGTATTTGATAACGTTTTGATCAATCACTATAGATTGAATCAAGAGCAATTAAAGGATATTCAGAGGCATATATCTGAGAAGGGAATTCTATTTGTATCCGGATTTAGACATAAACATAAGGCTGACCAGAAGATAAGAAAAGAAGACTTAATCGAACCTACTGATTTCGATTTATTAAATAATTCATTCGATCTAATAGAGTATATTGAAAATGATGATGACAGGGGATTCTTTGTAACCTATATTTTTCAAAAGAAATAA
- a CDS encoding MGMT family protein: MARKSFNEKLHNSKDLPKVEFIGFDNKMSKRFGTGNMLIAAPMEYDEVMKRIPIGKLTTSYEIMAFLAKKHNADFTCQLTAGIFINIAANASKERENMGSSDITPYWRTLKKGGELNEKYPGGIDQHRFLLEIEGHEIMQQGKRYFVKDYEKVLYQM, translated from the coding sequence ATGGCTAGAAAATCGTTCAATGAAAAACTCCATAACTCTAAAGATTTGCCAAAGGTAGAGTTCATAGGATTCGATAATAAGATGTCGAAACGCTTTGGTACTGGCAATATGCTTATTGCGGCACCTATGGAATATGATGAAGTAATGAAAAGAATACCCATAGGTAAGCTTACTACATCATATGAAATCATGGCATTTCTTGCTAAAAAGCATAACGCTGATTTTACTTGCCAGCTTACAGCGGGTATATTTATAAATATAGCTGCCAATGCATCAAAGGAAAGAGAAAATATGGGGAGCAGTGATATAACACCCTATTGGCGCACCTTGAAAAAGGGTGGCGAGCTTAATGAAAAATATCCTGGTGGTATAGACCAGCATAGGTTTTTGCTTGAAATAGAGGGTCATGAAATAATGCAGCAGGGCAAGCGTTATTTTGTCAAGGATTATGAAAAAGTATTATATCAAATGTGA
- a CDS encoding arsinothricin resistance N-acetyltransferase ArsN1 family B → MIRLATTHDAEQILDIYTPYVQNTTISFETIVPSVEEMATRIEHVLENNPWIVLIEGNSILGYAYASKHRERAAYRWAVDISIYIRQDCRGKGAGKALYTALISILKLQGYYNVYAGICLPNEASVGIHEYFGFKKIAQYNNVGYKFGQWHDVGWWELSLMQHNSEPSEPVSLNSIRKEEILRVISI, encoded by the coding sequence ATGATCAGACTTGCCACAACACATGATGCAGAACAAATTCTAGATATATATACCCCATACGTACAAAATACTACTATTTCCTTCGAGACGATTGTACCGTCTGTTGAAGAAATGGCGACAAGAATCGAGCATGTATTAGAGAATAATCCATGGATTGTACTTATAGAGGGAAATAGCATTCTAGGCTATGCATACGCTTCTAAACATCGTGAGCGAGCTGCTTATAGGTGGGCGGTAGACATTTCTATCTATATAAGACAGGATTGCAGAGGCAAAGGAGCAGGCAAGGCATTGTATACTGCTCTAATATCCATTCTAAAGCTTCAAGGGTATTACAATGTCTATGCTGGGATTTGCTTGCCCAATGAAGCAAGCGTAGGAATCCACGAGTATTTTGGCTTTAAGAAAATTGCTCAATATAATAATGTGGGATACAAATTCGGACAATGGCATGATGTAGGATGGTGGGAGCTGTCTCTAATGCAGCATAATTCGGAACCAAGCGAACCGGTTTCCTTGAATAGTATAAGAAAAGAAGAAATTCTAAGAGTAATAAGCATTTAA
- a CDS encoding cupin domain-containing protein, producing MALKNENKYKLNMDIKYDYLEVIKVPEIIENCKEKWFNQTLCKVNSSVLRLGIFEGEFHMHKHENDDEVFYVLDGELLIESEKGNFKLAKNEGICIPKGTMHRPIANAKTIVLMIENEGIKPIGD from the coding sequence ATGGCTTTGAAAAATGAAAATAAATACAAGCTTAACATGGATATAAAATATGATTATCTTGAAGTAATAAAAGTTCCAGAGATTATTGAAAACTGCAAAGAAAAATGGTTTAATCAGACTCTTTGTAAAGTAAACTCCTCTGTTTTAAGACTTGGAATATTCGAAGGCGAATTTCATATGCATAAGCATGAAAATGATGATGAAGTATTCTATGTATTAGATGGTGAGCTTTTAATTGAAAGTGAAAAAGGTAATTTTAAGTTAGCAAAGAATGAAGGAATATGCATTCCAAAGGGTACTATGCATAGGCCAATTGCAAACGCTAAGACGATAGTCTTAATGATTGAAAATGAAGGGATAAAGCCGATTGGTGATTAA
- a CDS encoding VOC family protein produces the protein MIMENGVMFILYVRDQEKSKHFYESLLNISPSLDVPGMTEFTLSKGIILGIMPGDGIEKILDNKVGNPNRIDGLPRCEVYLFVDNPDNYYEKAIEIGGQGISKGAKRNWGDYVSYCSDFDGNIIAFAT, from the coding sequence ATGATAATGGAAAATGGAGTTATGTTTATCTTATATGTAAGGGATCAAGAGAAGTCTAAGCATTTTTATGAAAGTTTATTGAATATTAGTCCATCCTTAGATGTTCCTGGGATGACAGAATTTACTCTTTCTAAAGGTATAATTTTAGGTATTATGCCAGGGGATGGTATTGAAAAAATTCTTGACAATAAAGTCGGAAATCCTAATAGAATAGATGGACTGCCAAGATGTGAAGTATATTTATTTGTAGATAATCCAGATAATTATTATGAAAAGGCAATAGAAATTGGTGGACAAGGTATAAGTAAAGGTGCAAAGCGGAATTGGGGAGATTATGTTTCTTATTGCTCAGACTTTGATGGAAACATAATAGCTTTTGCTACATGA
- a CDS encoding flavodoxin family protein, with translation MKKKNILVLTGSPRRNGNSDRMGDAFIQGALSAGHEVTKYETARKVISGCKACKTCWSKGTPCSFNDDFDELASLLEAADIIAFVTPLYWFGFPAQIKAAIDKMYAYVGKNCKHPLKIRKSLLLVCGADEGMKIFDGIIATYNEIAHYMKWESRGVLAVPKVNEKGDIEATDALVKAEEFGKSLVFLR, from the coding sequence ATGAAAAAGAAAAACATATTGGTATTGACCGGAAGCCCAAGAAGAAATGGGAATAGCGATAGGATGGGAGACGCGTTTATTCAAGGCGCATTATCGGCAGGGCATGAAGTGACGAAATATGAAACCGCAAGAAAAGTAATCAGTGGATGTAAAGCCTGTAAGACGTGCTGGAGCAAAGGAACCCCGTGCTCTTTTAATGATGATTTTGATGAGCTGGCGTCTTTATTAGAAGCAGCAGATATCATAGCTTTTGTTACGCCTTTATATTGGTTTGGCTTTCCTGCACAAATCAAAGCAGCAATTGATAAAATGTATGCCTATGTGGGAAAAAATTGTAAACACCCGCTTAAAATCAGAAAAAGCCTCTTACTGGTATGTGGTGCAGATGAGGGTATGAAAATATTCGATGGAATAATAGCAACCTATAATGAAATTGCCCACTATATGAAGTGGGAAAGCAGAGGGGTGCTAGCAGTACCGAAGGTTAATGAAAAAGGTGATATTGAAGCAACGGACGCACTTGTGAAAGCAGAGGAATTCGGGAAGTCGTTGGTATTTCTTCGCTAA
- a CDS encoding GNAT family N-acetyltransferase, with protein sequence MLKTRTMNHVVVFWDRTQDEKIKRLFPISIESLEEALILFEESLKKDASSYGKVIYFEGKYIGDIWCYGIDENNEKVVMLSIVIFEKELWGKGIATEAAKVFVEDVFDKFDIVKIGAFTYSNNYASIGMLEKAGFIEIEKFVEHGIESKYYEIREVK encoded by the coding sequence ATGTTAAAAACAAGAACTATGAATCATGTTGTTGTTTTCTGGGATAGGACTCAAGATGAAAAAATAAAAAGATTATTTCCTATCAGTATTGAATCCTTAGAAGAAGCACTGATATTATTCGAGGAGTCCCTAAAAAAAGATGCCTCAAGCTATGGCAAAGTAATCTATTTTGAAGGAAAATATATTGGAGATATTTGGTGTTACGGTATAGATGAAAACAATGAGAAAGTGGTTATGCTAAGTATTGTCATTTTTGAAAAGGAGCTATGGGGAAAAGGGATAGCAACAGAGGCTGCAAAAGTTTTTGTCGAGGACGTTTTTGATAAGTTTGACATAGTAAAAATAGGAGCATTTACATATTCCAATAATTACGCTTCAATAGGTATGTTAGAGAAGGCTGGATTTATAGAAATCGAAAAATTTGTTGAACATGGAATTGAATCAAAATATTATGAAATACGTGAAGTTAAATAG
- a CDS encoding GNAT family N-acetyltransferase — MNIEVVKVLLEEKQILDNLLKMYCYEWSQYNKFDVNHQGEYEFEYQISDYWDKENHYPYFVKVNGILAGFVLIDGKFELYLNHDYEMAEFFIMYKYRRAGVGRYVAKAVFDMFHGKWEIGIHPHNITSLRFWGSIVDEYTDGKYEIMKSCHDVVYHDGTCADIISFEN; from the coding sequence ATGAATATAGAAGTTGTAAAAGTACTTTTAGAAGAGAAACAAATATTAGATAATTTATTAAAAATGTATTGTTATGAGTGGTCACAGTATAATAAATTTGATGTTAATCATCAAGGCGAATACGAATTTGAATATCAGATTTCTGATTATTGGGATAAAGAAAATCACTATCCATATTTTGTTAAAGTAAATGGAATATTAGCAGGTTTTGTTTTAATAGATGGTAAGTTTGAGTTATATTTGAATCACGATTATGAAATGGCTGAATTTTTTATTATGTATAAGTATCGTCGAGCAGGAGTAGGACGATATGTAGCAAAAGCTGTATTTGACATGTTTCACGGAAAGTGGGAAATAGGAATACATCCGCATAATATTACGTCACTTAGATTTTGGGGCAGCATTGTTGACGAATATACAGATGGTAAATATGAAATCATGAAATCTTGCCATGATGTTGTATATCATGATGGAACATGCGCTGACATTATTTCATTTGAGAATTAG
- a CDS encoding nucleotidyltransferase family protein, producing MSEVKYYEELTNIIYSNVWLMNVLRTSRECDLPDWFVAAGAIRSIVWDKLHGYKDPTPISDVDVIFYDRYDLTQERDKKAEVELSSCMPSVEWDAKNQAAVHLWYEDVFGFPIEPIVSSEDAINRWSPASIGVRLLLDDSLYIYAPYGLTDLFEMKFRRNQTYIPIDSFLKKVKKSAIKEKWPMAQIVWD from the coding sequence TTGAGTGAGGTTAAATATTACGAGGAACTGACTAATATCATATATTCAAATGTATGGCTTATGAATGTATTGCGTACTTCACGAGAATGTGACCTTCCTGATTGGTTCGTTGCAGCAGGGGCTATTCGGAGTATAGTATGGGATAAGCTGCATGGCTACAAAGATCCTACTCCAATAAGTGATGTTGATGTCATTTTTTATGATCGATATGATTTGACACAAGAGAGAGACAAAAAAGCTGAAGTCGAATTGTCTAGTTGCATGCCTAGTGTAGAATGGGATGCTAAGAACCAAGCAGCGGTTCATTTGTGGTACGAAGATGTTTTTGGATTTCCCATTGAACCGATAGTATCAAGTGAAGATGCAATTAATAGATGGAGTCCAGCAAGCATAGGGGTAAGGTTATTATTAGATGATAGTTTATATATATATGCACCTTATGGTCTTACTGATTTATTTGAAATGAAGTTTCGAAGGAATCAGACGTATATACCAATAGACTCTTTCTTAAAGAAGGTAAAAAAGAGTGCTATTAAAGAAAAATGGCCTATGGCTCAGATTGTTTGGGATTAG
- a CDS encoding RidA family protein gives MSEITRYEVDEEVAYSGFVEAGDFIFLSFCVGNVGQPVEKQVEGALDDMSARLEKVNLTLESVVKVDVLLRDVWDIPVMEEVFRRRFKGSYPARKTISTEFAHIGGPNGLKVQIDGIAYKPKKI, from the coding sequence ATGAGTGAGATAACCAGATATGAAGTAGACGAGGAAGTTGCATATTCCGGATTTGTTGAAGCAGGTGATTTTATATTTCTCAGCTTCTGTGTTGGAAATGTTGGGCAGCCAGTTGAAAAGCAGGTTGAAGGAGCTCTCGATGATATGAGTGCCAGATTAGAAAAGGTGAACCTTACCCTTGAATCAGTAGTTAAGGTTGACGTTTTACTTAGGGATGTCTGGGATATTCCAGTAATGGAGGAAGTTTTCAGACGGAGATTTAAAGGTAGCTATCCTGCAAGAAAAACTATTTCTACAGAGTTTGCACATATAGGTGGACCAAATGGACTTAAAGTACAGATTGATGGTATAGCATATAAACCCAAGAAAATTTAA
- a CDS encoding GNAT family N-acetyltransferase, whose product MIMKDIYEECPMYIKKLITLRQTNMEDAQELLKCYSDEKAVPFFNSDNCHGDNFHYTTIARMKQAIDFWNFSYKSKYFVRWTVILNDTNEKIGTIEMFHRIADDEFNHYGVLRIDLQSNYETQRIIDEVLEIVNENFYKAFDVDAILTKAIPYATERTASLVQKGYQPINRKLMIYNDYFVNFENK is encoded by the coding sequence ATGATAATGAAAGATATTTATGAAGAATGCCCAATGTATATAAAGAAACTTATTACATTAAGGCAGACAAATATGGAAGATGCTCAAGAATTATTAAAATGCTATTCTGACGAAAAGGCAGTACCATTTTTTAATTCTGATAATTGCCATGGAGATAATTTTCACTACACAACAATTGCAAGAATGAAACAAGCAATTGACTTTTGGAACTTTTCTTATAAAAGCAAGTATTTTGTAAGGTGGACAGTAATTTTGAATGATACAAACGAGAAAATTGGCACAATTGAAATGTTTCATAGAATTGCAGATGATGAATTTAATCACTATGGGGTATTACGAATTGATTTACAAAGCAATTACGAAACCCAACGAATTATTGATGAGGTTTTAGAAATTGTTAATGAAAATTTCTATAAAGCATTTGATGTTGATGCTATTCTCACAAAAGCTATTCCATATGCTACTGAACGAACTGCCTCATTAGTACAAAAAGGATACCAGCCAATCAATAGAAAACTTATGATATACAATGACTACTTTGTAAACTTTGAGAATAAGTAA
- a CDS encoding GNAT family N-acetyltransferase, translating into MVRRWLIILIIEHLADHKDHIDTVINWLWNEFGNENNYNFFQSIIRNSLIKNRLPLTFIALEDNELVGTIGLWRSDLVSRQDLYPWLSALFVKEDFRGKKIGQELQHFLIEYCREAGYTELFLYTDICDYYEKTGWIYLGDGVEYSGEYLKIYKKEISK; encoded by the coding sequence ATAGTAAGGAGATGGCTTATTATTCTTATTATTGAACATTTAGCAGACCACAAAGACCACATTGATACTGTAATAAATTGGCTTTGGAATGAATTTGGAAACGAAAACAATTATAATTTTTTTCAAAGCATAATAAGAAACAGCTTAATAAAGAATAGATTACCTTTAACATTTATTGCACTTGAAGATAATGAATTAGTTGGAACTATCGGTTTGTGGAGAAGTGACTTAGTGAGTAGACAAGACCTTTATCCTTGGCTGTCTGCATTATTTGTAAAAGAAGATTTCAGAGGAAAAAAGATTGGACAGGAATTACAACATTTTTTGATTGAATATTGCAGAGAAGCAGGGTATACTGAACTCTTTCTCTATACTGATATTTGCGACTATTATGAAAAAACTGGATGGATATACCTTGGAGATGGTGTTGAATATTCAGGGGAATATCTAAAAATATACAAGAAAGAAATAAGTAAGTAA
- a CDS encoding flavin reductase family protein has protein sequence MAKRSIPPQRGFFPQPSYLIGTYKEEDKPNFALITWVTFCSVEPPMLMFASRGKKITREQVEKNRMFSVNLVTTEMIDIADYFGTQSGFSINKCDAINVTCSKGEVVNAPVLDMSPWVYECMLVDMIQVGSGAIYIGEVKNIVVDEKITDTAYGKIDMINVDPLIYSPGGYYNLGRRVGNVGESKCRLKK, from the coding sequence GTGGCAAAACGTTCAATTCCACCACAGAGAGGATTTTTTCCTCAACCATCCTATTTAATTGGTACATACAAAGAGGAAGACAAGCCTAATTTCGCTTTGATTACATGGGTAACATTCTGTTCTGTAGAGCCGCCTATGTTGATGTTTGCTTCTCGCGGGAAAAAGATAACTAGGGAACAAGTTGAGAAGAACAGAATGTTTTCAGTTAATTTGGTAACCACAGAGATGATTGATATTGCAGATTATTTCGGAACTCAATCAGGTTTCTCTATAAATAAATGTGATGCGATTAATGTAACTTGTTCAAAGGGAGAAGTAGTAAATGCTCCTGTTTTAGATATGTCTCCATGGGTATATGAGTGTATGCTGGTTGATATGATACAAGTTGGCAGTGGAGCAATTTACATTGGAGAAGTGAAGAATATTGTAGTTGATGAGAAAATTACTGATACGGCTTATGGGAAGATAGATATGATTAATGTTGATCCTTTGATTTATTCTCCAGGGGGCTATTACAATTTAGGAAGAAGAGTCGGGAATGTGGGGGAATCAAAATGTAGGCTTAAAAAGTAG